A region of Methanomicrobium sp. W14 DNA encodes the following proteins:
- the phoU gene encoding phosphate signaling complex protein PhoU encodes MSEKFHEEIDSLKTLTVEMGHFSIHMFSDSLKALNTLDDKLAEDVYSRKRKLHDYNKKIDDEIMRILSLFQPVADDLRTITCISQMNTSFYRVGRNAKEITNFVDLLPQLSHLGIMNSICHMAECVVSMLSDCVNAFENNDADIICTFSKREEDIDNLQKTIFRESITYMMEDNKNISACIEYVMASRYLERMGDHACLMGEKIYYMIKGKNIEIN; translated from the coding sequence ATGTCTGAAAAATTTCATGAGGAGATTGATTCACTAAAAACGCTTACTGTGGAGATGGGGCACTTTTCAATACACATGTTCTCCGATTCCCTTAAGGCTTTGAATACACTCGACGACAAACTCGCAGAAGACGTATACTCAAGAAAAAGAAAACTTCATGACTACAACAAAAAAATAGATGACGAAATAATGAGAATTTTGTCTCTATTCCAGCCTGTAGCCGATGACCTCAGGACGATTACCTGCATAAGCCAGATGAACACATCTTTCTACAGGGTAGGAAGAAACGCTAAAGAAATAACGAATTTCGTTGATCTCCTGCCGCAACTGTCACATCTGGGAATAATGAATTCAATCTGCCATATGGCTGAATGTGTCGTTTCAATGCTTTCTGACTGCGTCAATGCATTTGAGAACAATGATGCAGATATTATATGCACCTTCTCCAAACGCGAAGAGGATATTGACAACCTTCAAAAGACAATATTCCGGGAGAGCATCACCTACATGATGGAAGACAACAAGAACATATCCGCATGTATAGAGTACGTAATGGCATCACGATACCTCGAAAGAATGGGAGACCATGCATGCCTTATGGGTGAAAAGATATACTACATGATTAAAGGCAAAAATATTGAAATAAATTAA
- the pstA gene encoding phosphate ABC transporter permease PstA translates to MSSIIRSAGTYGGTGRFKNLSETSIRAVLFITAIFAVLTVFFILVFLLKDAVPAFHTINLFEFLFGGVWNPTGSNPSYGTMPLWVGTILVTIGAMVIATPLGIGSAVYLSEIAPLKVKKIAKPVIELLAGIPSVVYGFFGLVVLTNWIRITFDVPSGECWLAGSILLGVMALPTIISVSEDAISAVPSSYKHGSLGLGATHWQTISKVLIPASISGITAAVILGMGRAIGETMAVLMVTGNAGIIPDPITNILSPVRTLAGTLGIEMGEVAVNSEHYYALFGVAVLLLAITLIVNIGARNILKKLNSSSSGTNTKKHNILKKCLSNVNINKNQIQSVFFVVSVILVILLFGISTAIAYCAVVAAAYILHNRLSPSASQKIAFILLYLSIAVVLLVLAIILYDIVSKGLPALSWEFLTQSPRDLGREGGIFPAIVGTLYLVAGSIIFALPVGVGAAVYLVEYTKESRLTAIIRSGVDLLNGTPSIVFGLFGFAFLVIYLNLGVCLLVGQITLGLMILPTIIRTTEEALKSVPQSVRHGSLALGATKWQTIRKVVLPPAFPGIITGTILSIGRAAGETAPIMFTAVVFSTKYLPSSEFDPVMALPYHLYILSTNIPGARTNQYGTALVLVGFVVIIYLIAIALRNHYQKSIKW, encoded by the coding sequence ATGAGCAGTATAATAAGGTCTGCAGGTACATATGGCGGAACAGGCCGGTTCAAAAATTTATCTGAAACCTCAATAAGGGCAGTGCTTTTTATAACCGCAATTTTTGCAGTTTTAACTGTCTTTTTTATTCTGGTGTTTCTGTTAAAGGATGCTGTTCCTGCATTCCATACTATTAACCTATTCGAATTTTTGTTTGGGGGAGTATGGAATCCAACGGGGTCTAATCCCAGTTACGGGACAATGCCTTTATGGGTCGGAACGATTCTTGTGACAATCGGTGCGATGGTTATTGCAACGCCGCTCGGGATAGGGAGCGCCGTATATTTGTCCGAAATCGCTCCATTGAAAGTTAAAAAGATTGCCAAACCTGTAATTGAGCTTCTCGCAGGAATTCCGTCGGTTGTTTACGGCTTCTTCGGGCTTGTCGTCCTTACGAACTGGATAAGAATTACTTTTGACGTCCCTTCTGGAGAGTGCTGGCTCGCGGGGTCAATTCTTCTGGGAGTTATGGCTCTGCCTACAATAATCAGTGTTTCCGAGGATGCCATCAGCGCCGTTCCTTCATCATACAAGCACGGTTCACTGGGCCTTGGCGCAACACACTGGCAGACAATAAGCAAAGTCCTGATTCCTGCTTCAATTTCAGGTATAACGGCAGCGGTGATCCTTGGTATGGGAAGGGCCATAGGAGAGACGATGGCGGTGCTCATGGTCACAGGTAATGCAGGAATTATACCTGACCCGATAACAAATATCCTGTCGCCTGTAAGAACACTTGCCGGGACACTTGGTATCGAAATGGGTGAAGTCGCTGTAAACAGCGAACATTATTACGCCCTCTTCGGCGTTGCGGTCCTTCTGCTTGCTATAACCCTTATAGTAAATATAGGCGCCAGAAATATCCTGAAAAAACTGAACAGCTCTTCTTCAGGAACAAACACAAAAAAACATAACATTCTGAAAAAATGTCTGTCAAATGTAAATATAAATAAAAATCAGATTCAGTCTGTATTTTTTGTTGTTTCCGTAATTCTCGTTATACTGCTGTTCGGGATATCTACCGCTATTGCATACTGTGCGGTGGTTGCTGCAGCATATATTCTTCATAACAGGCTGAGTCCGTCAGCTTCACAAAAAATAGCTTTCATTTTGCTTTACCTGTCTATTGCAGTCGTCCTCCTGGTTCTTGCAATAATACTTTACGACATAGTCTCAAAAGGCCTGCCGGCATTGTCATGGGAATTTTTAACACAGTCACCCAGAGACCTTGGAAGAGAAGGCGGAATATTCCCTGCAATTGTAGGCACACTGTACCTTGTTGCAGGATCAATCATCTTTGCCCTTCCGGTTGGTGTAGGTGCGGCCGTATATCTTGTCGAGTATACAAAGGAGAGCAGACTTACCGCAATAATACGTTCGGGTGTCGACCTATTAAACGGGACTCCCTCAATTGTTTTCGGTCTGTTCGGCTTTGCCTTCCTCGTAATTTACCTGAACCTCGGAGTATGCCTTCTTGTAGGACAGATTACTCTGGGACTTATGATTCTTCCTACCATAATCAGGACTACAGAGGAAGCCCTTAAGAGCGTACCCCAGTCAGTCAGGCACGGAAGCCTTGCTTTAGGGGCGACAAAATGGCAGACAATAAGAAAAGTTGTTCTTCCTCCCGCGTTTCCGGGAATAATAACAGGAACAATTCTTTCAATAGGAAGAGCGGCAGGAGAGACTGCACCGATTATGTTTACGGCAGTTGTATTCTCCACAAAATATCTGCCTTCATCCGAATTTGATCCCGTTATGGCGCTGCCTTATCACCTGTACATTCTTTCAACCAATATTCCGGGGGCCAGGACAAACCAGTACGGAACGGCGCTTGTTCTTGTCGGGTTCGTAGTGATAATATACCTCATTGCAATTGCTCTAAGAAATCATTATCAGAAATCTATAAAGTGGTGA
- the pstB gene encoding phosphate ABC transporter ATP-binding protein PstB, translated as MVDAETILETKNLDLYYGEKKALNEVNIKIYKNRVTALIGPSGCGKSTLLRCFNRMNDLVDDCKITGEILYHKENLYSSGVDVVNMRKKIGMVFQHPNPFPKTIYDNIAYGPRVHGIKDRKTLDEIVEKSLERAALWKEVHDRLNDSAMGLSGGQQQRLCIARTLAVEPEVILMDEPCSALDPIATAKIESLIDKLKKEYTVIIVTHSMQQASRVSDYTGFMYLGELIEFGDTEKIFSSPDEELTNNYITGRFG; from the coding sequence ATGGTCGATGCAGAAACGATACTTGAAACAAAGAATTTAGATCTTTATTACGGCGAAAAAAAAGCCCTGAATGAGGTTAACATAAAGATTTACAAAAACAGGGTCACAGCCCTTATAGGCCCTTCGGGATGCGGAAAATCAACTCTTCTCCGCTGTTTCAACAGGATGAACGACCTTGTTGACGACTGCAAAATAACAGGAGAGATTCTGTACCACAAAGAAAATCTCTACTCTTCAGGGGTGGACGTTGTAAATATGAGAAAGAAGATAGGGATGGTTTTTCAGCACCCGAATCCTTTCCCAAAGACCATATATGACAATATTGCATACGGCCCGCGTGTCCACGGAATAAAGGATCGCAAAACCCTTGATGAAATCGTGGAAAAATCCCTTGAAAGGGCAGCATTGTGGAAAGAAGTCCATGACAGGCTGAACGACTCTGCGATGGGACTTTCAGGAGGGCAGCAGCAAAGACTATGCATCGCAAGAACCCTTGCCGTGGAACCCGAAGTGATCCTGATGGATGAACCGTGTTCGGCACTGGACCCCATAGCAACAGCCAAAATAGAATCCCTGATAGACAAACTGAAAAAAGAGTACACAGTCATAATCGTTACCCACAGCATGCAACAGGCGTCAAGAGTCAGCGACTATACCGGGTTCATGTATCTCGGAGAGCTCATTGAATTTGGGGATACTGAAAAGATATTCTCGTCACCGGATGAGGAACTTACAAACAATTACATTACAGGCAGATTCGGATAA
- the ppk1 gene encoding polyphosphate kinase 1 gives MPTEDSGDNKLFINRELSWIEFNLRVLEEAKNENHPLLERIKFLSIFSSNLDEFMMIRVSGLRRQIKGGVLESPPDGLTPTEQLTEIRKEVKLQIREADTLWRDTLVELLSEEKINIHKYKDLSKKQKNCMREYFEKEVFPALTPMSFDVGRPFPFISNLSLNLAVIINDPDAGMIFSRVKVPRDAFRRLIQVPPENVHCHGLDKNGKEFNFVFIEDLIASNVDLLFPGMDVVNCYPFVVTRDADIEIEEDEASDLLTAIEESVGLRRTGLPTRLEVNRSMPKWVRIILAQKLSLSSTDVYTNDDPLKKSDLMEFMDIDRPDLKDKPYLPFYPCGFEDENKDIFQTIKNGDILFYHPYDSFNPVINLLKQAADDPDVIAIKQTLYRVGKNSPVVKYLMRARENGKQVSVMVELKARFDEENNIEWAKKLEQSGVHVVYGIVGIKVHAKLCMIVRREKEGMTTYVHFGTGNYNPITARVYTDFGIMTCDSAIGCDAADLFNALTGHSGKIKYDSLLVSFGKTGTMREEIIGYIQNEINNQNINGNGYIALKMNQLVDPYVIKALYDASQNGVKVDLQVRGICSLRPGIPGVSDNIKCTSIVGRFLEHTRLYMFGNNGDPVLLTGSADMMPRNLNRRVEILVPVKDNNIKKDLIKILNIHFADNVNSRMLLSDGTYVRVNRNDDKPCDSQKWMIEHRGEWNENHP, from the coding sequence ATGCCCACAGAAGATTCCGGTGACAACAAACTCTTTATAAACAGAGAATTATCCTGGATTGAATTCAATCTCAGAGTTCTGGAAGAGGCAAAAAACGAAAACCATCCTTTGCTTGAAAGGATAAAATTTTTGTCAATTTTTTCAAGTAACCTGGATGAATTCATGATGATACGTGTATCCGGGCTCAGAAGACAGATAAAAGGAGGTGTTCTGGAATCCCCCCCGGACGGTCTTACTCCTACGGAACAGTTAACAGAGATAAGAAAGGAGGTAAAGCTTCAGATTCGTGAGGCCGATACTTTGTGGCGTGACACTCTTGTAGAACTGCTCTCTGAAGAGAAGATAAACATTCACAAATACAAGGACCTTTCAAAAAAACAGAAAAACTGCATGAGAGAATATTTTGAAAAAGAGGTATTCCCGGCACTAACGCCCATGTCTTTTGATGTTGGAAGACCATTCCCTTTCATTTCAAATTTAAGCCTGAATCTTGCTGTTATCATAAATGATCCTGATGCCGGAATGATCTTTTCAAGAGTTAAAGTCCCAAGAGATGCATTCAGACGACTGATACAGGTTCCGCCCGAAAACGTGCACTGTCATGGCCTTGACAAAAACGGAAAAGAATTCAATTTTGTATTCATTGAGGATTTGATAGCATCGAACGTCGATCTGCTATTCCCCGGAATGGATGTCGTAAACTGCTACCCTTTTGTTGTAACAAGGGATGCTGACATCGAAATAGAAGAGGATGAGGCATCTGACCTTTTGACTGCTATAGAGGAAAGTGTCGGCCTCAGAAGAACCGGCCTTCCTACACGCCTTGAAGTAAACAGATCAATGCCCAAATGGGTGAGAATAATCCTTGCACAAAAACTCTCACTCTCAAGCACTGATGTATATACAAACGACGACCCGCTAAAAAAGTCCGACCTGATGGAGTTTATGGACATTGACAGACCGGATCTAAAGGACAAACCTTATCTTCCTTTTTACCCGTGCGGTTTTGAAGATGAAAATAAAGATATTTTCCAGACTATAAAAAACGGGGACATTCTTTTTTATCATCCTTATGACAGTTTCAACCCGGTAATTAACCTGCTTAAACAGGCAGCAGATGACCCCGATGTTATTGCGATAAAGCAGACCCTATACAGGGTAGGCAAAAATTCCCCGGTTGTAAAATACCTTATGAGGGCAAGGGAGAACGGAAAACAGGTATCCGTCATGGTAGAACTGAAAGCACGCTTTGACGAGGAAAACAATATTGAATGGGCAAAAAAACTTGAACAGTCCGGTGTTCATGTAGTCTACGGAATTGTCGGAATAAAAGTCCACGCGAAACTCTGTATGATTGTCAGGCGCGAAAAAGAAGGGATGACCACTTACGTTCATTTCGGGACAGGAAACTATAATCCCATCACTGCAAGAGTCTATACGGATTTTGGCATAATGACCTGCGACAGTGCAATAGGATGTGATGCAGCCGACCTTTTCAACGCTCTGACAGGGCATTCCGGAAAAATAAAATATGACTCCCTGCTGGTCTCCTTTGGGAAAACAGGCACGATGAGAGAAGAAATTATTGGTTACATTCAAAATGAAATAAATAACCAGAACATAAACGGCAACGGGTATATTGCACTAAAGATGAACCAGCTTGTTGACCCGTATGTTATAAAGGCATTATACGATGCCTCGCAGAACGGTGTCAAAGTAGATCTTCAGGTAAGAGGCATATGCTCCCTGCGCCCGGGAATTCCCGGCGTAAGTGATAACATAAAATGTACTTCAATAGTAGGACGTTTCCTTGAACATACCAGACTGTATATGTTTGGCAACAACGGCGACCCTGTTCTTCTTACCGGAAGCGCCGATATGATGCCCAGAAACCTGAACAGAAGAGTAGAGATACTGGTCCCTGTAAAAGATAATAACATCAAAAAAGACCTTATTAAAATTTTAAATATTCATTTCGCGGATAACGTAAACTCAAGAATGCTTCTTTCAGACGGTACATATGTACGTGTAAACAGAAATGATGACAAGCCGTGTGATTCACAGAAATGGATGATAGAACACCGGGGAGAATGGAACGAAAATCATCCCTGA